One Diospyros lotus cultivar Yz01 chromosome 1, ASM1463336v1, whole genome shotgun sequence genomic window carries:
- the LOC127795112 gene encoding G-type lectin S-receptor-like serine/threonine-protein kinase LECRK3: MPMAPQLPYPISFLLLSLLLLLPFSVFPAYGSITPGSSLTANPDNSSWPSFSGDFAFGFREVRAGAYLLAIWFHKIPEKTIVWSANGAALAPQGSTVELTEDGRFLLSDPKGQPIWVPTFSGGPVAYAAMLDSGNFVLVSGSGSNSTTTLWQSFDEPTDTILPSQILNRDGRLVARYAETNYSNGRFELLLQKDGNLVLATTNLPVLDSVNAVYWSPETRCSGYQLIFNESTGYIYVISKDGKILSLVSSVAAPSSQFYQRAIVESDGVFRRYVYPKSAGEKPLAWSVLSLIPSDICLSITQSTGSGVCGFNSYCALGSDQRARCECPSGYAFFDPNDRTSGCKPDFVPQNCDEELRKTELFEFVDMANTDWPLNDYEYYQPVTEEWCRGVCLSDCFCAVAIFREGNCWKKRSPLSNGRIDPSVGGKALIKVRKH; this comes from the coding sequence ATGCCAATGGCTCCTCAGCTTCCTTATccaatctcttttcttttgctttcgcTTTTGCTTTTGCTTCCATTTTCTGTATTTCCGGCTTACGGCAGCATAACGCCGGGTTCATCCCTCACTGCCAATCCCGACAACTCTTCCTGGCCATCATTTTCCGGCGACTTTGCCTTCGGCTTCCGGGAAGTCAGAGCCGGGGCTTACTTGCTCGCCATCTGGTTCCACAAGATCCCTGAGAAAACCATTGTGTGGTCGGCCAACGGCGCCGCTCTAGCCCCACAGGGGTCCACCGTCGAGCTCACTGAAGATGGCAGGTTTCTGCTCAGTGACCCAAAAGGCCAGCCGATATGGGTTCCCACTTTCTCTGGCGGCCCTGTTGCCTACGCAGCCATGCTCGATAGCGGCAACTTCGTTCTCGTGAGCGGCAGCGGGTCTAATTCTACCACCACTCTGTGGCAGAGCTTTGACGAGCCGACCGACACTATTTTGCCCTCCCAGATACTGAATCGGGACGGTAGGCTCGTTGCTCGTTACGCGGAGACAAACTACTCCAATGGAAGATTCGAGTTGCTTCTACAAAAGGATGGAAATCTTGTGCTTGCCACCACGAATTTGCCGGTCCTCGATTCCGTTAATGCTGTTTACTGGTCCCCTGAAACCCGCTGCAGCGGCTATCAGCTGATCTTCAATGAATCCACCGGCTACATCTACGTCATATCCAAGGATGGAAAAATACTCAGCCTGGTATCTTCAGTTGCAGCTCCGAGCAGCCAGTTCTACCAGCGTGCGATTGTCGAAAGCGATGGAGTTTTCCGGCGATACGTCTACCCAAAATCCGCCGGCGAGAAGCCTCTGGCTTGGTCTGTTCTCTCCTTAATACCGTCAGATATATGTTTGAGTATCACCCAGAGCACTGGAAGCGGTGTTTGTGGCTTCAACAGCTACTGTGCACTTGGCAGCGATCAGAGGGCGAGATGTGAATGCCCATCTGGGTACGCTTTCTTTGACCCAAATGATCGGACAAGTGGATGCAAGCCGGACTTTGTTCCACAGAATTGTGATGAAGAGTTGCGGAAAACCGAGCTTTTTGAGTTTGTGGACATGGCGAACACGGATTGGCCGCTGAACGATTACGAGTATTACCAGCCGGTGACGGAAGAGTGGTGCCGAGGGGTTTGCCTGAGCGATTGCTTCTGTGCCGTAGCCATTTTCAGAGAGGGAAACTGCTGGAAGAAGAGAAGCCCCCTCTCCAATGGGAGGATTGATCCCAGTGTCGGTGGGAAAGCTTTGATCAAAGTGAGGAAACACTAA
- the LOC127802605 gene encoding uncharacterized protein LOC127802605, giving the protein MHKGHNRVTASSYQSVDKDGNKKEVDEIKIYYDCRYISPCEPAWRIFGFDFHFRDPPVEHLSFHLPNQQSVIFSDYDPIQNVMNHPTIRHNMFTEWMEANKKYEWARELTYVEFPTKFVWNNSGREWQPRKKGFSIGRMFYVILGTGELYYLRTLLTIVRDATTYDDIKTVNGVYLLDDILYKRHSVLGHADIQLTNNEIQSYALLEIEKILQGWGKSLREFDGMPFPDDVDELVSGNRLIYDELSYERKKLTEDHKNYVNQLTDE; this is encoded by the exons ATGCATAAAGGTCATAACCGTGTCACTGCAAGTTCCTACCAAAGTGTTGACAAAGATGGGAACAAGAAAGAGGTTGATGAAATCAAGATATACTATGATTGTCGATATATTTCACCTTGTGAGCCTGCTTGGCGGATATTTGGGTTCGACTTTCATTTCAGGGATCCTCCAGTTGAGCATCTGTCTTTTCATCTCCCTAATCAACAGAGTGTTATATTTTCAGATTATGACCCAATTCAAAATGTTATGAATCATCCAACTATTAGACATAATATGTTCACTGAATGGATGGAAGCAAACAAAAAGTACGAATGGGCTAGGGAGCTTACATACGTTGAGTTTCCAACAAAGTTTGTTTGGAATAATAGTGGCAGAGAGTGGCAACCAAGGAAAAAAGGCTTTTCAATAGGGCGAATGTTCTATGTTATTCTTGGTACTGGAGAACTCTATTACTTGAGAACTTTGTTGACTATTGTTCGCGACGCTACAACATATGATGATATCAAGACTGTCAATGGTGTG TACCTGTTAGACGACATACTCTATAAGCGTCATAGTGTCCTGGGTCATGCag ATATTCAGTTGACAAATAATGAAATTCAAAGTTATGCTTTgttggaaattgaaaaaatattacaaggaTGGGGTAAGAGTCTCCGTGAGTTTGATGGAATGCCATTTCCTGACGATGTTGATGAATTGGTGTCTGGAAATAGGCTTATATATGACGAGCTATCGTACGAAAGGAAAAAATTGACAGAGGATCATAAAAATTATGTCAACCAGTTGACTGATGAGTAG